One Mercurialis annua linkage group LG3, ddMerAnnu1.2, whole genome shotgun sequence DNA window includes the following coding sequences:
- the LOC126672737 gene encoding uncharacterized protein LOC126672737 — translation MSLPLSFVSWNCRGGLSFNRKEHFIRNMVSTNNLSFIGLLESKKEVVGEFLVSKLWPNLDYKFDFIPSVGASGGILLIWNSMMNNVSTSKGHRCIVLDFLFDAVPCRHILIYASNVASERMVFWRDIQAFLCFPGTILISGDFNETLSPEDRLHGAGFTPSMVAFRDFVNNAKLFDLPLQGRSFTWQNSHSRSRIDRCLISAAASSAWPNMSLLALPRGQSDHVPICFRSANKIDWGPKPFRSIDAWWDHNDFEEFVKASWGEICLNSSNLIQRLKEFRRRIKGWNSDVFGEQSQKIKPLQKRFRSRRLLGSQARPRLLRNKSCVNSKRNCGQRRRD, via the coding sequence ATGTCATTGCCATTATCCTTTGTTTCGTGGAATTGTCGAGGTGGGCTTTCTTTTAATAGGAAGGAGCATTTTATTAGAAACATGGTTTCTACTAATAATCTTTCGTTTATTGGGTTATTGGAGTCTAAAAAGGAGGTTGTTGGCGAATTTCTTGTTAGTAAACTTTGGCCTAATTTGGATTACAAGTTTGATTTCATTCCTTCCGTTGGCGCTTCGGGTGGTATCTTGCTTATTTGGAATTCTATGATGAATAATGTATCGACTTCGAAAGGTCATAGATGTATAGTTCTGGATTTTTTGTTTGACGCGGTTCCTTGTAGGCACATTCTGATTTATGCTAGTAACGTGGCTTCGGAGAGAATGGTGTTTTGGAGAGATATTCAGGCGTTTTTATGTTTTCCTGGTACTATTCTCATAAGCGGAGACTTCAATGAGACTCTTTCGCCAGAAGACAGATTGCATGGTGCGGGATTTACTCCTTCGATGGTTGCTTTTCGAGACTTTGTGAACAATGCGAAGCTGTTTGATTTACCGCTGCAGGGGAGGAGTTTCACTTGGCAAAACTCCCATTCTAGATCCCGGATAGATAGATGTTTGATATCTGCTGCGGCTAGCTCTGCATGGCCGAACATGTCTTTACTGGCGCTCCCTAGAGGTCAATCTGATCATGTCCCGATCTGTTTCCGTTCTGCAAACAAAATAGATTGGGGGCCGAAACCTTTCCGATCAATAGATGCGTGGTGGGATCATAATGATTTTGAGGAATTTGTGAAAGCAAGCTGGGGTGAGATCTGTTTGAATTCTTCTAATCTCATCCAAAGATTAAAAGAGTTTAGGCGTCGTATTAAAGGTTGGAACTCTGACGTGTTTGGTGAGCAATCTCAAAAAATTAAGCCCTTACAGAAGAGATTTCGGTCAAGGAGATTGCTGGGGAGTCAGGCTCGACCTCGTTTGCTGAGGAACAAGAGTTGTGTAAACTCAAAGAGGAACTGTGGACAGCGGAGAAGAGATTAG
- the LOC126672739 gene encoding uncharacterized protein LOC126672739, translating into MAIPRFVVLRSNGDKYLRYTKEGEYMRYVKCDGNDILDPLSKFRVEKSTSNPDLVHIRCCYNNKYVARIEAGSLYVGAAIDAAEEDQSKWSCTLFKPVLKDGVTYRFQHVQTGNNLCHLRTGGAANDHCLVVQWSDPDKNGWDFFQITDWESLVILPKYIVFKGDNGKYLQYRGDGSDYHMEFRCDDIGAIKVSNQTVTNSDGSVCFRLDYTNNFWEASRNWVYPVAPNPDTSFWPVKLAPVEGKDNIIALKCLSNDRFCRRTDYGGTVNCLAAASWATTIDKEANLQVEEPLLSREVYDVNFRLDDLRVYNEQILVLSTDETSNTTDTVINDSELNLEYKDTKSSSYSNSQSVKTSVAMGFEANIPLLEGALSLGISSSFSVEFGSTYSWGEEKTKTNNLSADIKVVVPPKTKVTVDLVATKGFCDVPFSYAQRDTLTSGQQFTYIKDDGVYTGSNYFGFNFVVKEEPTSG; encoded by the coding sequence ATGGCGATTCCTCGGTTTGTTGTGCTGAGATCAAACGGTGACAAGTATTTGCGTTATACTAAAGAAGGGGAGTATATGAGATACGTTAAATGCGACGGAAATGATATTCTTGATCCCCTATCCAAGTTTAGAGTGGAGAAATCAACGAGCAACCCAGATTTAGTGCACATAAGATGCTGTTACAACAACAAATACGTTGCTCGCATTGAGGCAGGGTCGCTTTATGTGGGAGCAGCAATTGATGCGGCGGAGGAAGACCAATCCAAATGGTCGTGCACGCTGTTTAAACCGGTGCTCAAAGATGGCGTAACATATCGTTTCCAGCACGTTCAGACCGGAAACAATCTCTGCCATTTGCGAACGGGGGGCGCTGCTAATGATCACTGCTTAGTTGTCCAATGGTCTGACCCCGACAAAAATGGATGGGATTTCTTCCAAATCACCGACTGGGAATCGCTGGTCATACTGCCCAAATATATAGTTTTCAAGGGAGACAACGGCAAGTATTTACAATACCGCGGTGATGGTAGCGATTATCATATGGAATTTAGGTGTGATGATATTGGTGCTATTAAAGTTTCCAACCAAACTGTTACAAACTCTGACGGCAGCGTCTGTTTTAGGCTCGATTATACTAACAATTTCTGGGAGGCAAGTAGAAATTGGGTATATCCGGTCGCACCAAACCCAGACACGTCATTTTGGCCGGTGAAGCTTGCGCCAGTTGAAGGCAAAGACAATATTATCGCTCTCAAATGTTTAAGCAATGACAGATTTTGCCGTCGAACCGATTACGGGGGGACTGTAAATTGTCTGGCAGCTGCATCCTGGGCGACCACTATAGACAAAGAGGCGAATCTGCAGGTGGAAGAGCCATTGCTGAGTAGGGAAGTATATGATGTTAATTTCCGCCTGGATGACCTGAGGGTATACAACGAACAAATTCTAGTCCTGTCAACCGACGAAACCAGCAACACAACAGATACCGTTATAAACGATTCTGAACTGAATCTGGAGTACAAGGACACAAAGAGTAGCAGTTATTCGAATAGCCAATCGGTAAAAACGAGTGTCGCAATGGGATTCGAAGCGAACATTCCACTCCTTGAAGGTGCATTATCGCTTGGAATATCTTCTAGCTTCTCCGTAGAGTTCGGGAGTACATACTCATGGGGGGAGGAGAAGACAAAGACCAACAACTTATCTGCAGACATCAAAGTTGTAGTGCCTCCCAAGACAAAAGTGACTGTAGATCTGGTCGCCACCAAGGGATTCTGCGATGTTCCATTTTCTTATGCCCAACGAGACACTCTTACCAGTGGCCAACAGTTTACTTATATTAAAGATGACGGTGTTTATACAGGAAGCAATTACTTTGGATTCAACTTTGTGGTCAAGGAGGAGCCAACTTCCGGCTGA